The following are encoded in a window of Drosophila simulans strain w501 chromosome 3L, Prin_Dsim_3.1, whole genome shotgun sequence genomic DNA:
- the LOC6736211 gene encoding DIS3-like exonuclease 2, with protein sequence MPSLLYPAHSQVMSETSSVDVDADRDGKKMGEGLRQRSQRLIVRLQQMQREMESNASSNDLSANQVVNPLQPQICWAEARPHPNQSQPSARSNSRQAIPYGVPVSAPAPVAMPLPYHVAFATYQATMQIPCVQPLSHMHVVSSPSHRLMAKKKSKRTLRNEVEALQDMVKHLSHLSPDVNAYACQLIRKNEILSQLEWSQTRSEAQPQQVGYQGRHRHDSEVSATNNGSHVQQHPKLGRRQRNRKKNDGSGSNGTQSQKTELEAMRSYINKIVQRYVGMDHKLSEDLIFKGNFSDLEAHAQRLVAAGYGRIVEEEIRVNRKNNRQAFIIMSTDREALERDGIVLLPVARRYAFEGDKVRAFVLNPDTQGSSKTAEPSSGGITGGKPSLSLADGEELSDDTESQGSESDTDNVVVISSDNCPKAFVIAITKQTELRQIVGTISFTNPTKLCDDQLFYKFRPYDLRVPMVYVPKDACAAHIGNKQQIDVSGLLYLANILETDCNGHCIAELIQPVGRVGNLDDELKAILFHNGLRDIKPFEQRFNDIYSQPSPPISQDDLHQRKDLRKMCIFTIDPMTARDLDDAVSIEKLGDNEYEIGVHISDVSHFLIEDNELDNIVKERSTSIYLANEVIHMLPQSLCMRCSLLPGEDKFAFSVFWRMNGEGVMLQKEPEFCRTVINSCSQFAYEHAQKIIDNPNERFTENDFPTILNGFNPDDIRNRVLWLHDIASSIRKTRLDNGALTINNAKLRFVLDPISGEPLSFEVEKQREANRLIEEFMLLANQAVARFIHESFPDIAVLRNHPPPLTKSLKALREKFLALGFELDYSSSKALQESMVRLCNEAPNPVAMNACLSQLLMKPMARATYFCSEGKSEPADLWHYALSIPIYTHFTSPIRRYPDIMVHRLLAAGLKYCTPPRRTPDDLHTLTKLANERKYNAKMAGDDSANLYFKRYVHNKQGIYMRAVVIEIFQHMMNVVTLESGHVISINYKMQKVLVDTHGAPNYILIAERNLKQSPRKLQLLSVVPICLIIWDKKLTGFLKMGEHI encoded by the exons ATGCCTTCCCTTTTATATCCCGCCCATAGCCAAGT AATGTCGGAAACGTCAAGCGTCGACGTGGATGCGGACCGAGATGGCAAAAAGATGGGGGAGGGCCTCCGACAGCGCTCGCAACGTCTCATTGTCCGCCTCCAGCAAATGCAGAGGGAAATGGAGTCTAATGCATCCAGCAACGACCTATCGGCCAACCAGGTCGTTAATCCGCTGCAGCCACAAATTTGCTGGGCGGAAGCACGGCCACATCCCAACCAATCACAACCATCTGCGCGGAGCAACAGCAGGCAGGCCATTCCTTACGGTGTGCCAGTATCCGCGCCAGCGCCGGTAGCTATGCCCTTGCCCTATCACGTAGCATTCGCGACCTACCAGGCGACCATGCAGATTCCCTGCGTGCAACCACTTTCGCATATGCACGTCGTGTCTAGTCCCAGCCATCGGCTAATGGCGAAAAAGAAGTCGAAGCGGACGCTTCGAAATGAGGTGGAGGCTCTTCAGGATATGGTCAAACATCTTTCACACCTCTCCCCAGATGTTAACGCGTATGCCTGCCAGCTGATACGTAAAAACGAGATCCTTTCTCAGCTGGAGTGGAGTCAAACCAGGTCAGAAGCACAACCGCAACAGGTTGGGTACCAGGGTCGGCATCGCCACGATTCTGAGGTCTCAGCTACAAACAATGGAAGTCATGTACAGCAGCACCCAAAACTAGGACGAAGGCAACGCAATCGCAAGAAAAACGATGGATCCGGTAGCAATGGGACCCAATCGCAAAAAACCGAACTAGAGGCCATGCGGTCGTACATAAACAAGATTGTCCAACGTTACGTGGGCATGGATCACAAGTTGTCGGAAGACCTGATTTTCAAAGGTAACTTCTCCGACCTGGAAGCGCATGCGCAGAGACTAGTTGCTGCGGGTTATGGGCGAATTGTAGAAGAGGAAATCCGGGTAAACCGGAAGAACAACAGACAGGCCTTTATTATCATGTCCACAGATCGAGAAGCACTCGAACGAGATGGCATCGTGCTCTTGCCAGTGGCCCGGCGCTATGCCTTCGAAGGTGACAAAGTGCGTGCATTCGTGCTAAACCCTGATACCCAGGGCAGTTCAAAGACAGCTGAGCCCTCGTCTGGTGGAATCACTGGTGGGAAGCCGTCTTTATCTCTTG CGGATGGTGAGGAGCTTTCGGACGATACCGAGTCCCAGGGCTCTGAGTCCGATACCGACAACGTGGTCGTCATATCGTCGGACAACTGCCCCAAAGCGTTTGTCATAGCAATAACTAAACAAACTGAGCTCCGCCAGATCGTGGGAACCATATCGTTTACGAACCCCACCAAGCTTTGTGACGACCAGCTATTCTACAAATTCCGACCGTACGATTTGCGTGTCCCCATGGTCTACGTTCCGAAGGATGCCTGTGCCGCCCACATCGgaaacaaacagcaaatagACGTGTCCGGCCTCTTATACCTGGCCAATATACTCGAGACAGATTGCAATGGGCACTGCATCGCTGAACTGATCCAGCCGGTTGGACGCGTCGGTAATTTGGACGACGAACTTAAGGCAATTCTGTTTCATAACGGTCTCCGGGATATAAAGCCATTTGAGCAACGATTTAACGACATTTACTCCCAGCCGTCTCCTCCGATAAGCCAAGACGATCTCCATCAGCGAAAAGACTTAAGAAAGATGTGCATATTTACTATAGATCCGATGACTGCTCGCGATTTGGATGACGCCGTTTCTATAGAGAAGCTAGGCGACAATGAATATGAGATTGGCGTCCATATATCCGATGTTTCGCACTTCCTGATAGAGGACAATGAACTGGATAACATAGTGAAGGAACGCTCTACGTCTATTTATTTAGCCAACGAGGTAATCCACATGCTGCCTCAGTCTCTATGCATGCGATGTTCCCTGCTCCCTGGGGAAGACAAGTTCGCTTTTTCCGTCTTCTGGCGGATGAACGGGGAGGGAGTCATGCTACAAAAGGAGCCAGAATTTTGCCGCACAGTCATTAACTCTTGCTCGCAATTTGCTTATGAACACGCTCAAAAGATCATCGACAACCCTAATGAGCGGTTTACCGAGAACGACTTCCCGACCATCCTGAATGGATTTAATCCCGATGATATCAGAAATAGGGTACTGTGGCTTCACGATATTGCAAGCTCCATACGTAAGACACGTTTAGACAACGGCGCACTAACAATTAACAATGCCAAGCTACGCTTCGTCCTCGATCCAATTAGTGGCGAACCGTTGTCATTTGAAGTGGAGAAACAGCGAGAGGCTAACCGCCTGATTGAAGAGTTTATGCTTCTGGCCAACCAGGCAGTCGCCCGCTTTATACACGAATCTTTTCCTGATATCGCTGTACTGCGTAACCACCCTCCGCCACTTACTAAGTCCCTTAAAGCTTTACGGGAAAAGTTTCTTGCTCTGGGTTTCGAATTGGACTACAGCTCGTCTAAGGCGCTCCAGGAGAGCATGGTGCGTTTGTGCAATGAGGCGCCCAATCCTGTCGCAATGAATGCCTGCCTCAGCCAGCTTTTGATGAAACCAATGGCCCGTGCAAC ATATTTTTGCAGCGAGGGTAAATCAGAACCGGCCGACCTGTGGCACTACGCCTTGTCCATACCCATATACACTCACTTTACTAGCCCAATCCGTCGGTATCCTGATATTATGGTGCACCG ACTTTTGGCGGCGGGACTTAAATATTGTACACCGCCTAGACGTACCCCAGATGATCTGCACACCTTAACAAAATTAGCTAATGAGCGCAAGTACAATGCAAAAATGGCCGGAGACGACTCTGCTAACTTGTACTTCAAACGCTATGTTCACAATAAGCAGGGCATATACATGCGTGCTGTGGtcattgaaatatttcagcatatGATGAACGTAGTTACTTTAGAGTCGGGCCACGTTATAAGCATTAActacaaaatgcaaaaggtCCTCGTAGACACACACGGCGCACCCAATTACATTCTTATTGCCGAGCGAAACTTAAAGCAGTCACCTAGGAAGTTGCAGCTGCTTTCCGTGGTCCCCATATGTCTGATCATTTGGGATAAAAAACTAACTGGATTTTTAAAGATGGGAGAACATATTTAG